AGGAAAATATTTTGCCCCTTTCCCCAATATAAAACCCTCACTTCGTCTTCAATCCGAATCAATTTTATAGATCCAGGCGAAGAAGTAAAGAAATCGAATTCTATCTGGAAATGGATGCTCTGGATTCAGTTTTCGATCCATTGAGAGATTTCGCCAAGGACAGCGTTCGTCTCGTCAAGCGATGCCACAAGCCTGATCGCAAAGGTAATATTCCTCTTACTTTGATTTTAGCTTCTTATTTTAGGCGAGAGATTTGACCTGatcttttgaaatttgattatCCTGTAGAATTCACCAAGGTAGCCACTCGGACAGCTATAGGGTTCGTCGTGATGGGATTCGTTGGTTTCTTCGTCAAgttaattttcattccaatCAACAATATTATTGTTGGTGCTGCTTGAATTTTGTTCCTAGGTACAGTCCCTTTCTCTAATTGCGCCTTTGTACTCGTTTAATGTAAATGCACGG
The genomic region above belongs to Salvia hispanica cultivar TCC Black 2014 chromosome 3, UniMelb_Shisp_WGS_1.0, whole genome shotgun sequence and contains:
- the LOC125211438 gene encoding protein transport protein Sec61 subunit gamma-1, encoding MDALDSVFDPLRDFAKDSVRLVKRCHKPDRKEFTKVATRTAIGFVVMGFVGFFVKLIFIPINNIIVGAA